The genomic window ACGGAGAAATCAGCTACATTATTCCCAGAATGCATTGTGTTTGACAATCAGTTTTTTACAAAAcggaatgaaatttattttaaatctttAGACAGTTCATGTCTGTTTGTCTCAAGATTTTTTTATCAGTTCCGTCCTTATCTTTAACTTTGCGATGGAGCTGCAATGCTCCATCGTGCTAAAACTTAATTGGATcttggaaaacaaaataataaaatcactATACAGCACAAAAAAATGTCATTGGACTTCTTTGCTGGGTCAACGCCCCATAAAGAACCTTGGTCATTTTGATGCGGGTATCCTTGTAGAAGATGGTGACTACCTAACTGAACAACATATAAGTGGTATAAAAGGTAAATAAATCATTAACACATAAGGTATTAAAAGATGACTTATACGCATGAAATTCTAAGAATAAAATACAATGCCccataaaaatacaatatatgatatgttTACCCGTATTTGGCGAAGTTAGCCCAGTACGTTATAATCTGCTTTACGAAGTCCAAGGTGGAGGAGGATATATTGATGTTCATTGATTTCATTTGTTCGATACCAAATAGAAAAATCAACTCTGTACCATGCTCAGATCCTCGGAACCAAGATGGATGTGGTTTCCCAGATAATGACACAAGATTTGGTTCACTAAATAGGTACTGGAAGGTGCTGCTATCTTTATTATTTGAAGCGTGGATATCCAATGTTTTAATCATTGGCATATAGAAAAAGATATCGCCATACAAATCCATGATTTTTCTTGCCTGGACTTGAATATCACTTGAACCGAACTTGTCAACAATTGCCTTCCAAACATTACTTTGGTTTTTGTAAAGTTGTTCCGCGACAACCCGCGCAAAATATGACCGAAGTAAAGACGAAGGAACTCCTTCGCTCGTATTGAATCCGTAACTTTCTTCcatatatggatatatataggCGTGGAGTAGAGATCCTTCGGCACTTACACATCCTGCAATTACGTCAAGTGATTGAAAGAACGCGTACACATCAGAAGACGTATTTTTCATAGACACCATGGGGGCACGTTTGATGAGTTCACCATCAACGACTGGGGCGCATGACGGACGGAACAGACTATCAGGAGCTAATAGTCCCATACGAATGGCATTTGTCTGTGTTGGAATGATAAGGTCGGTTGGAATATTTCGGACACAATCAAAAATAGCCTGTGAAGTTTGTACATTTTTACACTTAGATAGATAGCTAAATGTAATAGCAAAATCTTTCGGTTTTTCGTTAATAGCATACGCGGAACTGTAAGTACCACTCTGCATGATGACTCTATGGAACAATCCTTTGTTCTGTGGTATAAGAGCTAGAAGTGAAACACTAAATCCCCCAGCTGATTCTCCAAAGATTGTAACGGAATCAGGATTTCCACCAAATGATCTGATATTATTTTTCACCCACTTGAGGGCTTCGATTTGATCCCAAAGACCATAGTTTCCTCTTGCTACTGAGTCTCCAGTGCTAAAGAATCCCAGAACACCCAATCTGTAATTCGCGGTTACCACAATGACGTCACCATTGAGAGCTAGGCCTGAACCGTCGTATAACTGAGCTTGGCCAGTAACAAACGCACCGCCATGAAAAAACACCATAACGCTCTTGTTGGTCGTGGAAGACAATCCGCCGGACGTGTAAACATTTAGGTGTAGACAATCCTCCGAAACCTCTTTGTTCTCCAGCACATTTTTGATTGTTGCGGGAATCGCTTGTAGACAAGACGGTCCATGCTCGGTGCTGTCGTGGATGCTGCTCCATCTTTCAACAGCTACGGGCTTTTGAAACCGTAACTCACCCACAGGTGGCTTTGCATATGGGATTTTCAGGAACTTATAGACTGTATTTCCTGTACCAACCGGTACCTGACGTCCAGCCACTTTTCCTAAAGGTGTGTCAAGTGTATGATACTGGACTGGTGCCACCAGAGGCAATACAGGTAGGAGGCAAAGAAGGACCGTGTAGACCATTGTGCGTTTTATGTCCTTGTGATGAATTGCTTTATTTCCGAATACAAAGATGTAGTTTGATTGATGGTTTGTCACGGACACTTTTTTCATCTATTACTCGCTCATCTTTGGAGATCTGAAACAAATACACAATGGTAGTTTAAGTTCATTAGTCATTAAGCCTATACTACCGATATTTAGATTTGGTTATTTCTGTAATGTTTActtatgtaaccctggtaaatactagccgcaatataccgctcggctagagagatcttctctttagctcgatcggttgagcgtaagactagtatgccagaggtcccgggttcgatccctggtggaggcagtgatttaaatttaattaatcatgcgctctgttacacttacacaacttatacaatgtttttaatttttacagaGCATGTCTATTTGCAGTACGTGCTTACTGTGTCCTAAAGACGAAGGCCGATAACGGCCTTGTCTCTTATAAATGCTATCATACTTAAAAGTGTTTTGCTTTTCCatttatcaaatgaaatgaaaaatagatAACACAAAATAACTTATAATAACACAAGGGTAAGGCGAAGCAACTTATGAAAGAAACATTTCACACACTTACACATAAGTACATtaatttcagtatatataaactcatatttatttgtaGACTAAGACCATAAGTTCATGGTCATGCATTCACATCTCTCCCTACTTCAGCTAAGTAAACTGACTGCGAATAAATTGGCGTAAACGCAAAAGGGAGAGATGTTAATATATCAATGTGATGGTTTTTACCACTTTATTATTGGGAGAGATAAATAGATGTCCTTTgccgaattttctgacgatttTGACTATACTGTTAAAGGGTACTGCGTTATATTTTTGTGGTACATATTTgtctattattactgttaaaaGGGTACTGCGTTAAATTTTTGTGGTACACGTTATACTATACTGTTAAAAGGGTACTACGTTATATTTTTGTGATACATATTTGTCTATTATTTTACTGTTAGAGTGTACCACGTCATGTTTGTGATACATATTTGACTATTTTTTACTATTTAGAGGGTATTCGTTATATTTCTGTGGTacacattttatcatttttactgTTAAAACTGCACTGCGTTATATTTTTGTGGTACACATTTTACTATACTGTTAACAGAGTACCGCGTTTTATTTTGTGGAACACAATTAACAATTTCTACTGTTTATAGGGTACCACGTTATGTTATTGTGGTACATATTTGACTGCTTTGGCATTTAAAAGGGTACCGCGTTTTATTTTTGAGGATCACGTTTAACTATGTCAAAGTGCACCGGCCGGTATGGGATATGGTACACTATATTCTTTTGTACTAATAGTTAAGTCAAAACTACAATGACCAGTCAGAGCCAGACAAAATGATATGAATGTTTATATCTTTCTGTATGGTACACAAagatatgtgtattgttttgtacCAAATTAACGGCCGAACACAGTCGTGATACAAACACATGTGAAACCAGCATTAGAGGTTACAAAGTATGACAAAGTACATCCGGATAAGACTGTCGTCACATGCTATGACATCTTATAACATGTTATGTTAATTTCACCAAAAATATGCACGATTTGATAAATACGTTTTGGAAATATGATGATCTAGTTAAAC from Pecten maximus chromosome 1, xPecMax1.1, whole genome shotgun sequence includes these protein-coding regions:
- the LOC117333356 gene encoding carboxylesterase 1D-like, coding for MKKVSVTNHQSNYIFVFGNKAIHHKDIKRTMVYTVLLCLLPVLPLVAPVQYHTLDTPLGKVAGRQVPVGTGNTVYKFLKIPYAKPPVGELRFQKPVAVERWSSIHDSTEHGPSCLQAIPATIKNVLENKEVSEDCLHLNVYTSGGLSSTTNKSVMVFFHGGAFVTGQAQLYDGSGLALNGDVIVVTANYRLGVLGFFSTGDSVARGNYGLWDQIEALKWVKNNIRSFGGNPDSVTIFGESAGGFSVSLLALIPQNKGLFHRVIMQSGTYSSAYAINEKPKDFAITFSYLSKCKNVQTSQAIFDCVRNIPTDLIIPTQTNAIRMGLLAPDSLFRPSCAPVVDGELIKRAPMVSMKNTSSDVYAFFQSLDVIAGCVSAEGSLLHAYIYPYMEESYGFNTSEGVPSSLLRSYFARVVAEQLYKNQSNVWKAIVDKFGSSDIQVQARKIMDLYGDIFFYMPMIKTLDIHASNNKDSSTFQYLFSEPNLVSLSGKPHPSWFRGSEHGTELIFLFGIEQMKSMNINISSSTLDFVKQIITYWANFAKYGDPNHGADDGTRWPEYDEVNRSYIDLAVSSISQQKSMFRDRVKFWEKDLPLIASTPVTDRAASLMSVKWTLLIMLFLYHLIRCL